The following is a genomic window from Chania multitudinisentens RB-25.
AAACCCTGAGGGATAATACCGTGAGCTTCGTTATGTGCCTGCTGCTTGGCACGCCGGCGCTCGGTTTCACCGATCGCCCTCGCCATAGAATCAGTAATTCTGTCGCCGTACAGAATCGCCTTGCCGTTGAGATTACGCGCTGCCCGGCCAATCGTCTGGATCAGCGAACGCTCTGAACGCAAGAAGCCCTCTTTATCTGCGTCCAGAATCGCCACCAGTGAGACTTCAGGCATATCCAAGCCTTCCCTCAGCAGGTTGATCCCCACCAGCACGTCGAACTCACCAAGGCGCAAATCACGGATGATTTCGACACGTTCAACGGTGTCAATATCCGAGTGCAAATAACGCACCCGCTCACCGTGTTCTTCAAGATACTCCGTCAGGTCTTCCGCCATCCGTTTAGTCAGCGTGGTCACCAACACCCGTTCGTTGATTGCCACGCGTTTGCGGATCTCGGAAAGCAGATCGTCAACCTGGGTGGTGACCGGGCGCACCTCTACCTCGGGGTCCAGCAAGCCGGTTGGACGCACGACCTGATCGATAATCTCACCGCCGGATTTCTCCAGCTCATACTTGCCCGGCGTAGCGGAAACATAGATGGTTTGCGGTGCCAGCGCGGCAAACTCTTCAAAACGCAGCGGCCGGTTATCCAGCGCCGAAGGCAGACGGAAACCGTATTCCACCAGGGTTTCTTTACGCGAACGGTCACCTTTGAACATTCCACCAATCTGCGGAATAGTAACGTGTGATTCATCTACCACCAGCAGACCATCGGCTGGCAGATAATCAAACAGCGTCGGCGGTGGCTCGCCTTCACCGCGCCCGGAAAGATAGCGCGAGTAGTTCTCAATGCCCGAGCAGTAGCCCAGCTCGTTCATCATCTCCAGATCAAACTGGGTACGCTGCGACAGCCGCTGCTCCTCCACCAGTTTATTGTTCGCCAGCAACACCTTGCGCCGCTGCTCCAGTTCCACTTTGATCTCTTCCATCGCCTGTAAGATACGTTCCCGTGGCGTAACATAGTGAGATTTAGGGTAGATAGTGAAACGTGGCACTACCTGCTCAATCTGGCCAGTCAGCGGGTCAAACAGCGACAGGCGTTCCACTTCTTCGTCAAACAACTCAATGCGCAACGCCAATTCGTCTGATTCTGCCGGGAAGATGTCGATCACCTCACCGCGCACGCGGAAGGTAGCACGCTGGAAAACCTGATCGTTACGGGTATATTGCAACTCAGCCAAACGCCGCAGGATCGAACGCTGATCGATGAGCATGCCTTTGGTCAGATGCAGCATCATCTTCAAATAAAGATCGGGATCGCCCAGACCGTAGATCGCCGAAACCGATGCCACCACCACCACATCACGCCGTTCAAGCAGCGCTTTGGTCGCTGAAAGGCGCATCTGCTCAATATGTTCGTTCACCGAGGCGTCTTTTTCGATAAAGGTATCGGAGCTCGGCACGTAGGCTTCTGGCTGGTAGTAATCGTAGTAGGAAACAAAATATTCCACCGCATTCTCAGGAAAGAACTCTTTCATCTCACCGTAGAGCTGCGCCGCCAAGGTTTTATTCGGCGCCAGCACCATAGTTGGCCGGTTGAGATCGGCGATCACATTGGCGATGGTAAAGGTCTTGCCCGAACCGGTCACCCCCAGCAGTGTCTGGTGCGCCAAACCATCTTCCAGCCCCATTTCCAGTTTGCGGATGGCCTCGGGCTGATCGCCCGCCGGTTTGAAATCCGAATGCAGTTTGAAAATTTTGCTCATAGATACCCTAAATAATGCACGTTGCAGGAAGACGGTTGGAATAGTTTCTGCCAGCGGTAGCCTAAGTATGGAAAACCCTGGCGAGCTTCGCCAGGGCCTATAATACTGGATATAAAAACAGCCTCAAGCGAATTTGTTTCTTTAGCGTGCGTTAGCCAGATTGCAGCGCACCACGAAGGTTACAGCGTTGTGACATTTTTATTGTTAACAATCATTTTATCCCCAGATTTTGCCATAAATTAACGTATTGATAGCACCTTGATGAAAAACCACGCTGAGGAACCTGCTCGCTGCATGGCTTGCTTGATTTTAATTAACGTATTGATATAAAACAATTTTAATTAAAGGATGAGAATGCGGACAATACGAACACAACCCGCGCCCGCTCTCTGTTTAGGCCGCTTTTCTAGGTATAATGCACAAGGTTATCCACAGGAATAGTGGATAACTCACACTACCCCATGGGGGACGGGAGTTACAGAAAAAACGGTTTTCTTACCAAAATGCCGTCTAAGGGGGTTTTTTAGTTATTTTTTTACAATAATGTGGCTTTAGTTATGACAATTAATACTAAAAGAAGCCGTTGCTAATGTTCTGCTTTTACCGTTCCTTATTCTGGCTGTTGATTCATTGCCACAGTCCGCCGATAGCTGCACCATTTCCTCCCGCACTCGCACCATAAGAGTGCAAAAAATGCCCATCCCAACAGGCAGTATCCCCACAGAAACCGTGTCATCGCAGAGAATATCATTAACAAAACAGTAACACTGTATTTTTAGCTCCCGAGAAGGAAAGTTGGCTTGAGAATTGCAAAATCTGTTCACTTATTACGGGAGCCTGGGTAGAAAAATCCTCGGTTATCTGAAGTGAAAAAACCAGTATTCGCACCTAAAATAAGCCAGAGCAGCACCAAACGGCCAATAATCGCCTTTATCTGTTGATTTTTATTTTGGTCATTTTGGGTAACTGAAAGCTGGGTATCACCACAATTTGGCAAGAAACCGCTGATGCGTTAATCGTCATGGAAAGAGTGAGTGGAGCCTCCTGTCCACAAGAAAACACCGCTCTTTGAGGAGAATGCCACATGCTAAGCTTGCACGCAGTCAATCAATACTATGGGCATAATCACATCCTGTGGGACGTCAACCTTGAGCTGCCACGGGGGCAATGCACCACGCTGCTCGGCCGCAATGGGGTGGGCAAAACCACCTTGGTCAATTGCATTATGGGGCACTTACCGATCGCCAGTGGCAGTATCACCTGGCAATCCGCAGATGAACCACCGCAGAATCTGTTGCAGCAGCCGGTGGAAAAACGGGCAGCACTGGGTATCAGCTATGTGCCGCAAGGGCGGCAGATTTTTTCCCAATTGAGCGTAGAAGAAAACCTTCAGATTGCCTTGATGGCGAGAGGTAGCAGAACACAATGTATCCCACCGGTCATTGATGATCTGTTCCCTCACCTTTATCTCATGCGCCGCTGCCGCGCCGGTGATTTGTGTGCTGCTGAGCAACAGCAGTTAGCGATAGCCCG
Proteins encoded in this region:
- the uvrB gene encoding excinuclease ABC subunit UvrB, producing MSKIFKLHSDFKPAGDQPEAIRKLEMGLEDGLAHQTLLGVTGSGKTFTIANVIADLNRPTMVLAPNKTLAAQLYGEMKEFFPENAVEYFVSYYDYYQPEAYVPSSDTFIEKDASVNEHIEQMRLSATKALLERRDVVVVASVSAIYGLGDPDLYLKMMLHLTKGMLIDQRSILRRLAELQYTRNDQVFQRATFRVRGEVIDIFPAESDELALRIELFDEEVERLSLFDPLTGQIEQVVPRFTIYPKSHYVTPRERILQAMEEIKVELEQRRKVLLANNKLVEEQRLSQRTQFDLEMMNELGYCSGIENYSRYLSGRGEGEPPPTLFDYLPADGLLVVDESHVTIPQIGGMFKGDRSRKETLVEYGFRLPSALDNRPLRFEEFAALAPQTIYVSATPGKYELEKSGGEIIDQVVRPTGLLDPEVEVRPVTTQVDDLLSEIRKRVAINERVLVTTLTKRMAEDLTEYLEEHGERVRYLHSDIDTVERVEIIRDLRLGEFDVLVGINLLREGLDMPEVSLVAILDADKEGFLRSERSLIQTIGRAARNLNGKAILYGDRITDSMARAIGETERRRAKQQAHNEAHGIIPQGLNKKVADIMQLGQPSSRGKHKGKGKAAESTAQYQHLTPKALEQKIRELETQMYSHAQNLEFEQAAAVRDEIHQLREQFIAIS
- a CDS encoding ABC transporter ATP-binding protein; protein product: MLSLHAVNQYYGHNHILWDVNLELPRGQCTTLLGRNGVGKTTLVNCIMGHLPIASGSITWQSADEPPQNLLQQPVEKRAALGISYVPQGRQIFSQLSVEENLQIALMARGSRTQCIPPVIDDLFPHLYLMRRCRAGDLCAAEQQQLAIARALMVEPELLILDEPTTGMPPSQATEVSHIIRRLNRELGITVLLVEHALPFVRHIADRFCLMDQGRNVANGTLEQLDELLINTYLAE